Proteins encoded by one window of Thermobaculum terrenum ATCC BAA-798:
- the purL gene encoding phosphoribosylformylglycinamidine synthase subunit PurL, with amino-acid sequence MNAAELREVALTEEEYRTAVKLLGREPNRLELGIIGAMWSEHCGYKNSRPLLRYFPTEGEKVVQGPGENAGAVAIDDNLAVVFKVESHNHPSAIEPYQGAATGVGGIVRDIFTMGARPIALLNSLRFGPLSEPENRRLLAGVVKGIGDYGNSIGIPTVGGEVWFHPSYNGNPLVNAMCIGVADINKIVRAQAGSPGNLLLLVGADTGRDGIHGATFASVDDPHASHKGVIQVGNPFMEKLLMEACLELLDSPYVVGMQDLGAAGLTSSSVECAGRAGSGVEIDVSKVSRRESGMTPYEVMLSESQERMLIVVRPEGLEEVKQVFEKWDLHSDVVGLVTSDGMLRVRDGDEIVGELPIRLLTEDVPKYVREATPSPEVINKASIDVDSKFSGQVNFDPESDLIRLLSSPNIASKHWIWEQYDHTIGTSTVRGPGSADAAVMRVRPHGQGVAITMDCNPRYCYLDPYCGGMAAVIEAARNLACVGAVPIGMTNCLNFGNPEKPEIYWQLRECILGMSDACRRLQIPVVSGNVSLYNESNDKAIYPTPVVGLVGLIESASGSVSAGAKSGDAIYLLHTSQQVTLGASEWLAVVANEESGHPPVCDLDKEISLHRLLVESIQDGVISAAHDVSDGGLLVALAEMAIIGGAGIDASNWKPQINPLYLFGEGHGRALVSVPTNKEEELTELCGQYGVQFERIGVVGGDALIIGDVIKLPVGELIDLYDQAIPSMLGWDSKGH; translated from the coding sequence ATGAATGCGGCAGAATTGCGTGAGGTTGCTCTTACCGAGGAAGAGTATCGCACTGCAGTCAAGTTGCTAGGGCGGGAGCCCAATCGCTTAGAACTTGGGATAATCGGTGCGATGTGGAGCGAGCACTGCGGATACAAGAACAGCCGTCCATTACTTAGGTACTTCCCCACAGAAGGCGAGAAAGTCGTACAGGGTCCTGGTGAAAATGCTGGAGCCGTAGCTATAGATGATAACTTGGCCGTAGTGTTCAAGGTGGAGTCTCACAACCATCCGAGCGCAATCGAACCTTACCAGGGTGCGGCTACGGGTGTAGGTGGCATAGTAAGAGATATATTCACCATGGGAGCCAGACCCATAGCTTTGTTGAACTCTCTGCGCTTTGGACCTCTTAGTGAACCAGAGAACCGAAGATTACTTGCAGGAGTGGTTAAAGGGATCGGAGATTACGGCAATAGCATAGGTATCCCCACAGTTGGAGGAGAGGTTTGGTTCCATCCTTCTTATAATGGGAACCCTCTAGTTAATGCCATGTGCATTGGTGTGGCAGACATAAATAAGATAGTCCGTGCCCAAGCTGGTAGCCCAGGAAACCTATTGTTGTTAGTAGGTGCTGATACAGGTAGGGATGGTATCCACGGTGCCACTTTTGCCTCGGTGGATGACCCACATGCTAGTCACAAAGGGGTAATTCAGGTAGGCAATCCCTTTATGGAGAAGCTTCTCATGGAAGCTTGTCTGGAGTTGCTAGACTCTCCATACGTGGTGGGTATGCAAGATCTTGGTGCTGCCGGCTTGACGAGCAGTTCTGTAGAGTGTGCTGGTCGTGCTGGTAGTGGTGTGGAGATAGACGTTTCTAAGGTCTCTCGTAGGGAGTCTGGTATGACCCCTTACGAGGTTATGTTGTCCGAAAGCCAGGAAAGGATGCTTATAGTAGTCCGTCCTGAAGGTCTGGAAGAAGTTAAACAGGTTTTCGAAAAATGGGATCTTCATTCTGATGTGGTTGGTCTAGTCACGTCTGATGGTATGCTCCGAGTGCGTGATGGAGATGAAATAGTAGGTGAGCTACCTATCAGGCTACTAACAGAAGATGTTCCTAAGTATGTGAGAGAAGCCACTCCATCTCCTGAGGTCATAAACAAAGCCTCAATCGATGTGGACTCTAAGTTTTCTGGTCAGGTGAACTTTGATCCCGAATCAGATCTAATACGGTTGCTTTCTTCCCCCAATATAGCCAGCAAGCACTGGATTTGGGAGCAATACGATCATACCATTGGCACTAGTACTGTGAGGGGCCCTGGATCGGCAGATGCTGCCGTTATGCGTGTTCGGCCTCATGGTCAAGGTGTGGCTATAACAATGGATTGTAACCCCAGGTACTGTTATCTGGATCCTTACTGTGGGGGTATGGCAGCTGTAATTGAGGCAGCCCGTAACCTTGCTTGTGTCGGGGCAGTACCAATAGGTATGACGAACTGCTTGAATTTCGGTAATCCTGAGAAGCCAGAAATCTATTGGCAATTGCGAGAGTGTATACTCGGTATGAGTGATGCTTGTAGGCGCTTGCAAATACCCGTAGTAAGCGGAAACGTTAGCTTATATAACGAGAGCAACGATAAAGCTATATATCCAACCCCAGTAGTAGGTTTAGTGGGGCTTATAGAATCAGCTTCGGGCTCTGTTTCGGCGGGTGCAAAGAGTGGGGATGCCATTTACCTTCTACATACATCTCAGCAAGTTACTTTAGGTGCTAGCGAATGGCTGGCAGTGGTTGCTAATGAGGAGTCAGGTCATCCGCCAGTTTGCGATCTTGATAAGGAAATATCGCTCCACAGGCTACTTGTAGAGTCCATTCAAGATGGAGTTATTAGTGCTGCACATGACGTATCAGATGGTGGACTGTTGGTAGCATTGGCAGAGATGGCCATCATAGGTGGTGCAGGTATTGATGCTAGCAATTGGAAGCCTCAGATTAACCCCTTGTATCTATTTGGCGAGGGGCATGGCAGGGCTCTTGTCTCGGTTCCTACTAATAAGGAAGAAGAGCTAACCGAGTTGTGCGGTCAATATGGTGTGCAATTCGAGCGGATTGGCGTAGT
- the purQ gene encoding phosphoribosylformylglycinamidine synthase subunit PurQ, with the protein MRIGIITFPGSNGDWDCYYALREIPGFEPVMIWHKEHDLHGVSALILPGGFAHGDYLRAGAIARFSPIMHEVTRFASEGRPVIGICNGFQILTEAHLLPGALIRNKNLLFRCSLVHVRVKSNRSPWLSSLREGEVLRLAIAHGQGNYFADQDTLNYLLENDMIALQYCGPNGEVTPEFNHNGSVMNIAGITNEAGNVLGLMPHPERSADRLLGSADGRRIFMSLAVALKEVLV; encoded by the coding sequence GTGCGCATTGGCATAATAACCTTTCCAGGCTCCAATGGCGATTGGGATTGTTACTATGCACTTAGAGAGATACCGGGATTTGAGCCTGTAATGATATGGCATAAAGAGCATGACCTTCATGGTGTGAGTGCCCTTATACTTCCCGGAGGATTTGCCCATGGTGATTACCTCCGCGCCGGAGCCATAGCTAGGTTCTCGCCGATAATGCACGAGGTAACTCGGTTTGCAAGCGAAGGAAGGCCTGTTATCGGTATATGTAATGGGTTTCAAATACTGACTGAGGCACATCTACTCCCTGGAGCACTGATAAGAAACAAGAATCTTCTCTTTAGATGCTCTCTAGTTCACGTACGTGTAAAGAGCAATAGATCTCCTTGGCTCTCCTCCTTACGGGAAGGAGAGGTTTTACGCCTGGCGATAGCCCATGGCCAGGGCAATTACTTTGCAGATCAAGACACTTTGAACTATCTGTTGGAAAACGACATGATAGCTCTGCAATACTGCGGCCCTAACGGTGAGGTAACACCCGAGTTTAACCACAATGGATCGGTTATGAATATTGCGGGCATCACCAACGAGGCTGGCAATGTGCTGGGACTTATGCCGCATCCTGAGAGGTCCGCAGATCGATTGCTTGGGTCTGCAGATGGAAGACGTATCTTCATGTCGCTTGCGGTGGCCTTGAAAGAGGTGCTCGTATGA
- a CDS encoding TatD family hydrolase: MLVDSHAHINSTAFDEDREQVIVRAFEQGIRLILDVGTNPEEWQKSIKLASDQAVIFSAIGLHPNDADLWNEEVQSKLERLLSSDKVVAIGETGLDYYRMGSSVKKQKELFSTHLQLAKKFSKPVIIHCRDAWEDVLDVLASEGKDAVGILHSFSGNLDHARLGLQLGYYISFSGSVTYKSSSGLRETAVYVPLDRLLVETDSPYLPPQPYRGKRNEPSYIRKTLEVIAECRNAQLEELEAAITSNAVKLLGITGLPD, translated from the coding sequence ATGCTTGTAGACTCGCACGCACACATAAATAGCACCGCGTTTGATGAGGATAGAGAACAGGTAATAGTTAGAGCATTCGAACAGGGAATAAGGTTGATCTTGGATGTGGGGACTAACCCTGAGGAATGGCAAAAAAGCATCAAGCTTGCTAGTGATCAGGCCGTGATATTCTCTGCTATTGGACTACACCCTAATGATGCAGATTTATGGAATGAAGAGGTTCAAAGCAAGCTAGAGAGATTGCTATCATCAGACAAAGTAGTAGCTATTGGAGAAACAGGGCTAGATTATTACCGAATGGGATCATCGGTAAAGAAGCAAAAGGAGCTGTTCTCTACACACCTCCAGCTAGCAAAAAAGTTTTCCAAGCCGGTGATAATACACTGCAGAGACGCTTGGGAAGATGTACTGGATGTATTGGCTAGCGAAGGTAAAGATGCAGTTGGCATCCTGCACTCATTTTCTGGCAACTTGGATCACGCGCGGTTAGGTCTACAATTAGGGTACTACATCTCATTCTCAGGATCAGTCACATATAAATCTTCGTCTGGACTCAGAGAGACGGCAGTTTATGTTCCCCTTGATAGACTACTGGTCGAAACGGACTCACCATATCTTCCGCCGCAGCCATATAGAGGCAAGCGCAATGAGCCCTCTTATATAAGAAAGACTCTGGAGGTGATAGCTGAATGCCGAAATGCCCAGCTAGAAGAGCTGGAAGCAGCTATCACCTCCAACGCGGTCAAACTATTAGGTATAACAGGGTTACCCGATTAG
- the purB gene encoding adenylosuccinate lyase, which produces MIDRYTLPDMGAIWSEENKFNQWLRVELAVCEAWAEEGVIPQSDLEKLKHASVDPLRVKEIEKETDHDVIAFVRAVGETVGPERRWIHLGLTSSDVVDTALSLLLVESGKLILRTLSELEQVVTDLAVKYKDTPMIGRTHGVHAEPITFGYKMLVWLDELRRVRARMTSAVESVRIGKLSGAVGTHANIPPSVEERALSKLGLKVAPVATQVIGRDIHADFLQSIALIGGVLERHSTEIRHLQRTEVREAEQPFGEKQQGSSAMPHKRNPEKMERISGLARVLRGYALTALENIALWHERDISHSSTERIIFPGACTLVHYMLVLMRDNLEGLRVYPERMLYNLHMTGGLVFSQRVLLALVEAGMDRQEAYKLIQKYAMQSWETGQNFADLLRQDERVMNLLGESGLREAFSLEPHLKYIYTGFERLGVKL; this is translated from the coding sequence TTGATAGACAGATATACCCTCCCGGACATGGGTGCTATCTGGTCCGAGGAGAATAAGTTTAATCAGTGGCTTAGAGTTGAGCTTGCAGTATGCGAGGCGTGGGCGGAAGAAGGCGTTATACCGCAGTCGGACCTAGAAAAACTCAAACATGCATCTGTAGATCCTCTAAGAGTCAAAGAGATCGAGAAAGAAACTGATCATGACGTTATTGCTTTCGTTAGGGCTGTAGGCGAAACGGTTGGCCCTGAGCGTCGGTGGATTCATCTCGGGCTGACAAGCTCTGATGTTGTTGACACAGCCTTATCCCTGCTCCTGGTTGAGTCGGGTAAGCTCATACTTCGGACCTTGTCGGAACTAGAACAAGTAGTTACCGATCTTGCTGTCAAATATAAGGATACCCCAATGATAGGGCGCACTCATGGTGTGCACGCCGAGCCAATCACCTTCGGATACAAGATGTTGGTATGGTTAGATGAGCTGAGGCGTGTGCGGGCTCGCATGACCTCTGCCGTAGAAAGTGTAAGGATAGGTAAGCTGTCAGGTGCGGTAGGCACGCATGCTAATATACCGCCTTCAGTCGAGGAACGTGCCTTAAGTAAACTCGGGCTTAAGGTGGCACCAGTAGCTACTCAGGTTATAGGTAGAGACATACATGCTGATTTCTTGCAATCTATAGCTCTGATTGGGGGAGTGCTTGAAAGGCATTCAACTGAGATAAGGCACCTGCAACGTACTGAAGTTAGGGAGGCTGAACAGCCTTTTGGTGAAAAGCAACAAGGCTCCTCAGCTATGCCTCATAAACGCAATCCGGAAAAGATGGAGAGAATCAGCGGGTTAGCTAGAGTCCTTCGTGGCTATGCGCTCACTGCTCTGGAAAATATAGCTCTCTGGCACGAAAGAGACATAAGCCATTCTTCTACGGAAAGGATAATATTCCCGGGTGCTTGTACCCTGGTTCACTACATGCTTGTCCTCATGAGGGATAACCTTGAAGGGCTCAGGGTTTATCCAGAGCGAATGTTGTATAACCTCCATATGACCGGAGGTTTGGTTTTCTCTCAGAGGGTATTGCTAGCTTTGGTTGAAGCTGGTATGGATAGGCAAGAGGCTTATAAGTTGATCCAGAAATACGCCATGCAGAGCTGGGAAACAGGGCAGAACTTTGCCGATCTTCTCCGTCAAGATGAGCGTGTTATGAATCTCCTAGGCGAGTCGGGATTAAGAGAAGCGTTCAGCTTGGAGCCGCATCTTAAGTACATTTACACAGGATTTGAACGTCTGGGGGTGAAACTTTGA
- a CDS encoding phosphoribosylaminoimidazolesuccinocarboxamide synthase, translating to MSKAVTETNLPGINLIHRGKVRDTYDLGDSLLMVATDRISAFDWVLPTPIPDKGKVLSQISVFWFEKLADIVPNHFITDDINNYSHLLPYSDVLRGRSMIVKKANRIDYECVVRGYITGSGWAEYKKQGTVAGKPMPEGLRDGDKLPEPIFTPARKNEEGHDENITYEILESEVGSDLASQLRDISIQLYQDGRDYAETRGVIIADTKFEFGFVDGQLTLIDELLTPDSSRFWLESEYRPGESLPSLDKQYVRDWLTQSGWDKNSQPPELPDEVVEATRQRYLEAYRMLTGKELEL from the coding sequence TTGAGCAAGGCAGTAACAGAGACTAATCTACCTGGAATAAATCTTATACATAGGGGCAAGGTTCGAGACACATATGATCTAGGCGACTCTCTTCTAATGGTAGCTACAGATAGGATTAGTGCTTTCGATTGGGTTCTACCTACTCCGATACCTGATAAGGGGAAGGTTCTTTCCCAGATATCTGTGTTCTGGTTTGAAAAGTTGGCGGATATTGTTCCCAATCATTTCATTACTGATGACATAAATAACTATTCTCATCTTTTGCCATATAGTGATGTCCTTAGAGGACGATCGATGATCGTCAAAAAGGCCAATAGAATTGATTATGAATGTGTGGTTAGAGGTTATATCACAGGTAGTGGGTGGGCAGAATACAAGAAACAGGGGACAGTAGCTGGCAAGCCTATGCCTGAAGGATTAAGGGATGGAGATAAGCTGCCAGAGCCCATTTTCACACCTGCTCGCAAAAACGAAGAGGGACATGATGAGAACATAACCTATGAAATTCTTGAGTCTGAGGTTGGTTCTGATTTGGCTTCTCAGCTTAGGGATATAAGCATACAGCTCTATCAGGATGGGAGGGACTACGCAGAGACTCGTGGAGTTATCATCGCTGATACCAAGTTTGAGTTCGGTTTTGTTGATGGACAGCTTACTCTTATAGATGAGCTACTAACTCCTGATAGCTCTCGATTCTGGCTGGAGTCCGAATACAGGCCTGGCGAATCATTGCCGAGCCTTGACAAGCAGTACGTCAGAGACTGGCTAACTCAATCTGGATGGGACAAGAATTCTCAGCCACCAGAGTTACCTGATGAAGTGGTAGAGGCGACTAGGCAACGCTATCTAGAGGCTTACAGGATGCTTACGGGGAAGGAGCTTGAGCTTTGA
- the purS gene encoding phosphoribosylformylglycinamidine synthase subunit PurS: MSRWHGKVTVTLKPSVNDPQGLAVYEGLKTLGFEEVTSVRVGKHIDVILDSPTEEDARRRLAEMCESLLANTIIETYKIEVSKGE; the protein is encoded by the coding sequence TTGAGCCGTTGGCATGGCAAGGTAACTGTGACTCTTAAGCCCTCCGTAAACGACCCTCAGGGACTTGCTGTGTACGAGGGGCTGAAAACACTGGGTTTTGAAGAGGTAACCAGCGTACGCGTGGGTAAACATATTGATGTGATTCTAGACAGCCCTACAGAAGAAGATGCCAGGAGGCGACTGGCGGAGATGTGCGAGAGCCTCCTGGCTAATACTATCATTGAGACCTATAAGATCGAAGTCTCCAAAGGAGAATGA